In Prionailurus bengalensis isolate Pbe53 chromosome D4, Fcat_Pben_1.1_paternal_pri, whole genome shotgun sequence, the DNA window gagagagaatcttaagcaggctccattcccagcacagagtccaactcagagcctgatttcatgaccatgaggtcgtgacctgagccgaaatcaagagtcggatgcttaagtgactgagccacccaggtgtccctgttttcatttctattatgataaatatggatatatatatatatatatatatatatatatataacccacTGTGTAGTAAAGAAGTTAAACTTACCTAAAAAGAGATCTGGTCTTTACTCTTAGCTTCTGGGAGGtaatttttgtttgcttagaGGCCTTGGATTAACCAGATGGTAATGATGTGATTTAAGTTGAAAGCTGGCCACATCTTAGGGTGGGGCTGACCAAATCAGAAAGGTCAACAATGTGATTTACAGGTATTGGTTTACCTAGAGACTGAGATCGATGACAAGAGCAATCACCCGGTCATGCCTGTATAATGGAACCCGAATAAAAACTCTAAGCCCTAGGCTTGGGCAAGCGTCCCTGGTTGGCAACAATCTGTGCCTATTTTCGCACCAGGAGAGTACACAGATGCTCCGCGTCTGATACTTCCTTGGACTTCCCTCTACAATGTTTTCCCCTGTTGATTTTAATATGTATCTTTTCCCTGCGACAAACCGTAACCGTGAGTATAGCTTTcatgagttctgtgagtcctttTAGAGAATTACTAAACCTGAAAGTGGTTTGGGGAACCCCCAAAGTTTGCAATTAGcgtcagaactttttttttttttttttttaatttttttttttcaacgtttattttatttttgggacagagagagacagagcatgaacaggggatgggcagagagagagggagacacagaatcggaaacaggctccaggctctgagccatcagcccagagcctgatgcggggctcgaactcacggaccgcgagatcgtgacctggctgaagtcggacgcttaaccgactgcgccacccaggcgccccaagaactttgAGCAGTCTTAGAAGCTGTGCGCCCCAACGCTTCCTACCCACATAACGAAAGCTaggtaatttttaagaatataaagttTCCTaaaaccaaaaagtttgagaaacattaaCATGTTTTCTATATgtgtagaaagaaaaatctcGATTTTCTAGCCAAATAAATGGCTCTGCCAGTAACAAGAACCCGTAAGAGATTGACAAAGTATTTAGATACATGATCAATGTTCAAAAACCAAGTTTCCTATACACCAGCAATAATTAATTAGCTAatatgatcatcatcatcatcatcatcatccaacATAAACCAAAGTACCTAGAATACATCTGAAAAGACctgaatgaaataaatgcaaataaaactttCAGTCAGACCTGCTTATGTATCGATGTAGCATTTTTCCAATGAGAAAAACTCACTACTATAAAGGTGCCGGGGGTCTCCATATTCACACATGAATTATATCCAATGCAAATAAAATCCcgataaaagctttttttttttttaatttttttttcaacgtttatttattttttgggacagagagaaacagagcatgaacgggtaggggcagagagagagggagacacagaatcggaaacaggctccaggctctgagccatcagcccagagcctgatgcggggctcgaactcacagaccgcgagatcgtgacctggctgaagtcggaagcttaatcaactgcgccacccaggcgccccctgataaaagctttttaaagaaatgctgtgACTGATCCTAAAGTTCTTTGGAAGACAAAAAGAACAGTAGTAAGCAAAGTGAAATGCTTTGAAGTAGAGGAAAGTAAAGAAATGGTCCTACAAGGTAGCGAACCACATTGCCagtcttttgtaaataaaataatagaacagGATTTCAGGTCTCTTCTGGCTTTTTGATTCTAACATTCtataaattctgaaaattaaGGCTATAAActgctttcttatttctcttttccctatACAGCCAGCAGAAGATGTGAGGATAGAACCCAAGGACATGGTTCATGATTGTGGAAGAGTGTTTACAAATTGGCTTCCATAATTCTCCCCATCTCTGGATGCAGTTGGACTTTGACTCTCTTCCCATTAAGAGCTGGAGTCTATTTCTCCACCCCCTGGAGTTGGGCATGGTCATGTGATTTGGTTTTTCCCTGGGACACTGGCAAATGTGATGCAGGAGCAACTTGAAAAGTGCTTGCACAATGGAGCTTCTTCTCTTGCTGCCCTTGGAGTCCAGCTGTCATGCGAAACCTAAGCTAGCCAGTTAGACACTAGGGACCCATGTCCCAGTTGTCCCCATCACATCAGCCAATTGCCTGTCATGCGAATGAGGCCACCTAGAACCAGCCCTATCCCACCTGACCCATCAGCTAACTACAGCCAAGTGAGTTCAGAAAAGGTCAGCAGAATTCCCCAGCTGAGCCCTGTCCAAGCTGCCCTATCACAACactgtgagcaaataaatgataaaaacgTTAAGGCACTAAGTTTCGGGTTATCTATTATAAACAGAAGCCAGATTTCAAAATAACTAATTTCCTGTCAGTATCCTATGTATtggcagtctttttttcttttttaatagttttggTTACAATAGATAGAACTTtgcaaaaagagacaaaagtcAGGTGACAATGAGCAAGGACTGCATTAGACAATTTAAATGATATGAGGgtgttatttatttctagatcTTACTGAaggttattttgaaattaatatgcAATATGCAATTATGTGATTAATTTACTCATTAGGGTAATTTGTTTTCCAGAATATAATAGAGCATTTCATTTTGGCACATGTCAAGAATCAAGGTACATTTTAGCTCCTGAAAGTGCCATGGCAGTTTTTGACTTAGCTCTTCCATTCTGAAATTCACTAGAAGACACCTGTCCAATAAACTGCAAAATTATAAGATTTAATTGTTCCACTTGTAAAGCACATAAAAAACCAGACTGACTGGTCATTGATAGAGAAGTATGTATTTCCCCCACACATATCTGTGAGGCAGGGACACGCTTTGAGAAAGGTAAGACACACAAAACACTTAGTGAATGggtagagggaaaagaagaaggtATGTTCTACTCTTTAGTAAATGAAGGATGGTCTCATTACGACGCCCTAGGGAGCGAAATTCAGAAAGCAGTTTCCTAGCAGGGACCACACTCCCTGCAGGCAGGAAGCTTTGCTTTTTGGTTCCCTGCTGTAGTTCTGGTGGCCAAACGTGTCCCTCGGCTCctggtaagtgctcagtaaacattgattgattgaatgaatgaatgaatgaatggaagatcTCCTGAGGCTTTTCTTGCTctcacatttttatgtttttatgatttattttcatcTGTCATATGCTTTTTCAAATAGAGCGATTTTACAGTTTGAATTATGTTAGGCTTCAAAAACCATCACTTTTTCTTCACAAGAATTTGAGGTGTAGTGAGCAAATGAGGAAAAAGATACGTTCCTGTGAAGTCGAGGTAACTGGGGACAGTGATCACAAATGCTGAAcctgtacttttttatttcttccttatggctgagtgttattattttaaaaacattttaaagctgtatttttttaaacgtttatttatttatttatttatttatttatttatttttttgatagagagacagagtgtgaacaggggaggggcagagagagagggagacacagaattggaagcaggctccaggctctgagctgtcagcacagagcccgacgcggggctcgaactcacggaccatgagatcatgacctgagccgaagtcggatgcttaaccgactgagccacccagaggctccgtattttaaaaacattttaatatgaaagTAGGGTACTGTatattcattaataaaatttggaaaacataaatatataaggaagaaaatagtaATTATCTGCAATACCGCCACTGCTAACATTTTAGCACATAGATAAATGTCCTATAGACAGATGGTTAggaaaaatcatttgaatttGGTGCAGTATTTCAAAAGTGCATGGGCTATTCAGGCTTTCTGTACTTTGAAAATCAATACAGCACAAAAGCTATGATCTTAATCTCTTGACACAAACATGTCGATTGTATATGCTATTCATTGAATAACCACAGTTATGAAAACATCAGTTCCTCCATCCTCAAAGTGGAAATAATAGTGAAAGGAACACAAAGATGTTGTAATGATGACATTATACATATTGTGCATGGCACACTGTGTGTGGCACATAATCACTCAACAATATTAACTATCACTATTACTCTTATTTTAATGCAGTGGcataattttgataattttttattttcctccagacAGTTTTGATTATAATTATGATTACTACCATTGCTATAATGAAGAAGAGTTTGGTCACTTATATTAGAAACCCAGTCAATTCGTCTTACTTTTCAAGATTTATTCATAGTATTGGCCcctctaagcattttatatttaggtggCCATGACCGGAAATTTTATTATTCCTGGTTCCTGTTCTTCCTCGGGCATCTTTGACCTTCTCTAACCCCTCCTGAGATTCCTTTTCTGggcactctcttcctctccccactgcaCTTCTTTGCCCGTGCACTTGTCCTTGGGTGCGTCACTTGTAGAGTTTTAACGGTGATTACTGCACGAGTCTGACTTCTGCCCCAAGCATCAGACCTGCGGTTCGTTTCCTGTAATGCACTGCCAACTGGGATATTCTGGGTATCCTGGACTATCACTTGCCCTCCAAACTTTCTTCCTCTGGGACAGAAGATGGCCTCATCCACCAATTGACTGAGCCAGAAACCCAGTAGTCGGGTTGCCCCCCTCCAACACTCCGTGTTTGACCAATCCCAGTGTCTTGaatctgccttctctctcccctcacgGTCTTTGTCCACTGGACCTGGcagtacccccacccccaccccctgttcTCCCAATCTCTGGTCTTCCCTTCTGCAAACTGTCGTGTACTCTGCTCAGGAAGGTGAACTTCTGGAGCTGTCAGCTAGGAATTCCCAGACGCTTCCCGTGTGCGTGGTGTAGCCAATGCCTAGCGTGACATCCAAGGCTTCTGTGGCCTGGTGTTTACTTACCCTTCTTTCAAGCCTCGTTCTTGCTACTTCCTACTTTATGCTGTGACCATCGCAAAGGGTCACCACCTGCGCGCACACAGTATCCTTTTCCATCCCCCCTTGCCTTAGCACATGCGGTTCCCTCTGGTGGAAGTGTTTTCCCACCTTTCTCCTTGCCAATTTCCTATCCTGCCTTCAGACTTAGCTTCAGCATCACCTTCCCCAAGAAGCTTTCCTTAAACCCCATGTTGGGCCAAGTCATTCTATCATTCTCCTCTGGGCTCTTTATTTGATGCTgaacatatgtgtgtgtctgtctccccatCCTGACTGCCACCTGTCCAGGGACAAGGTATTCCATATTCACACTGGTGCCGCCACAGAGTAGAGGCCCAGAGAGTGCCTGTGGAACCACAgctccttctttctgttcctcatcCCTTCCCCTCACCTGGTGAGGGTTACTCAGTCGTTAGGATTAATCACCCTAAAATCTTCTTTCAGTGATTGCTAATAGGTGACCTTACCTGACAGGTAAGAGGTCTCACAGGTTCAAATTaaaggctggctggctggcattTTTGTAAGAGAGATATCTACGAGGGGGTCCTCAAATCTCaccaaaatgttttgttttgatgctTAGTAACATCGAATCAGTGATAAAATACATGATAAGATTTGGCTGTGAGATATCGTTCCATTCTGGTATCCAAGAACACACAGATACCCTATACAGCTTATAAAATCTGAATGGAGAAATAAACGTGTAGGAATGTATATAGATAACCAGGGAGCATAGGGGTGTCTATCAAGTTGGAAACAGATAATACCATTCTATTTTTTGTTACAGGTTGAAGATGTCCTTGATGCAACCGTGTATGTTGACCTGTTTGCAGATTTGGCCACGGAACGGTTTGCTTAAGGAGAGCTCATCGACACTACCGATCGTGTATATCAACACCACTGAGAGTAACGGATTCTTTGATCTGCTTTAGGAAAAGCGAACTTGTAGCCCCACAGAATCACCCAAATTTAGTTTCGACAGATGCCGTGTCAAAAAATGGAGACCTCTGCTTTCCCTCTGGTACCCGGAGCTCCTGAAATAAGGGAAGGAAGCACTCTGAGGATCTCAGCAGCCCTTCCGGCTTCCGTTGCATGCACATCACACGGGGTTTGGAGGTAGTCCTCCGAAATATTAGCTGAAAGCTCCCTCAGAAAGCAAATCTTTCCCACATCCTTCCCTGCAGTTCCTCTTTAAGAGGGTGTCAGCATGGCTGAAAGAATGAAGTGGCCGTACATTGTCTGGCTGTGCTATTATGTGCTTAACATTTCCATAACAAAAGTGCCACTCGACTTCTCCCCGATTAATGCAGCTCGAGGGCTCTTGTCGGCCTTtaataaaacattgttgaaatcATTTATTTAGAGCCCCTGGTTACTAGTGGGAGAATGACCATCTTTGTGCCAAAATATAGTGTATACAGTCCACTATTTTGTAGTAGATCATTCTGTTATTTAAGAAATTGATTAAATGGATGCCCTAGAAGGTATTTATGCTAATAGCACATTGCTTATGTCATTCAGATAGTCAAGGGTGAACCTTTTCAACTGTCCAGGAGAGACAATCCCTCACATAGAATACAGTAACATCCAACTTTACTTAACTCACAAGGCTGCCAGACCCGCTGGAAACCCAGCCCTCCCAGAACTACTCTGGGGCCAGGAGGTGTTTGTAACAGGCTGCCTCCCCACAGCTTGCTTTGGGGAGCTGGGAGAAATGGGGTCAACTGACGCCGTTTCCGATATTCCTTAGTGTAAGAGGCCAAAAACCAGATAATGTACACTTTTCCTTTTACAGGTCCAAAAAGGGATCCATGAGGTTAAATCTGAGAACTTCTGCCGCGGAACCCAGTAAGCTAATGATACAAAGCCAAAGTTCGAAAGTAGAAAGCTTttagtgcagagcttgatgtccCTGAGGGTTTTTGTGacgtttctctctttttattctatACAACATGGCGCtgctggatggggtggggggtgcgaaCGCAGGAGTGATGACGAAGGGCACCCCACTCCTGTGGGTTCTCTTGACTCTTTGAGAAAGATGCTACCGGTTCTGAGTTGTGTCTTCATCCGTGCGGGTCCCGTTGGGAGAGCCATGGTGCACCCCAGATGTGTCGGAGTGTGGTGGCCCCTTACGTTTGTGGCAGATGGCCCTAGGATCTGCGTCCTTATGGACATTTGTCAGGACCGTGCCTAAGCACAGGGATGTCCTGGTGCTCAGGAGGAGAATTTAGTCCCCTCCAGCCATTTTTCCCTCTCACATATGTGTATTGCTAGCATACATTGCTATagattgttaaaaataaacagagaccTTATGTTATGTCCATTGTGGTCATAAACAAAAGCGTTGCTGTGTGCTTGGGTGAGCAGTGAAGCCTGAACCTCCTTCTATTTACTGTATGGTCACTGTCAGTTCAATGAACTGCCTCCTTGTTCTCCACCATTGTCCTACACTCCCTTAAACATTTGTCACTGAAGTGCctccaaaagacaaataaactgtCACTGAGAATGCAAACCTGCTAACGGGGGAAACAGGACCAGACTCAAGGACACATGATTTTACGTGAAATCCAAAAGGAGTTCCTTGCGGCCTTGCAAGACTTCTGAGAAACAAGGCCCTTTTTGAGAATCCCCAGGAAAAGCCAGAGATacctttttctttcagtaatggTCCTTCCAGGCATTCTCCATGAGACATTTGGCCGTCTCAAATGTCCAAAATTCCGAAAGGTTCCCCAGAGAGCATGAGATATTACAGATGTCCACATCTGTAAAAATTCTTTCTGCCTCGGAGCAGATGGCAACATACAATCCCATAGCCAACGTTTCTAACATCTCAGCAACCTGTTCTGGAATCCACTAGGTCTGTAGAGGGACCAGGGGGCTCCTGGGCTCTGGTATAGAactgtttaaattaaaatgagccACCGATCAATGTTCACTTTCTTTAAGGAAGAAAGCATAAAGCCTCGTGTCCTCTCTCCCCAACAGCGAGCTGTGTTGATTTATTCCAGGCAGATGCTTTTGACAGGACCCTGTAAAATCAAGTCGTGAGTTTATTGTACCAGTTAATTATCAAGCCTTTTCTAGTGCTAATGCCTTTTACTTCTTACTGGGGAAAACTGGGCCTTTTACTGGGACAAAGACTTAACTTTTAGTCAAGAATGTGTTAAAATAACAGGAGATAGagatgatttaaatatatttaaggacAAATGCAGGAGCATTGCTAACGCGAGGTTTGTAAAGAACGCTGATTTCATTTACAAGTCTCTTGGAATACTCTTTGTTCACTTCCCAAAGAAACAacgcttccagctttgttttaacaATATGTGTACTCAACCATTCAGGTGACGGAGGATTGCAGCCACAGACCACCCTACAGCTATCTCAGACTTTCTGATGCTACACATACACCCATCTTGGTTTTAGATCCAATAAGAAGTGCCTTGATGCTGTCCATAAAAgctgggaaaagagaagagttagaggcaaaagaaacctggaaagtaggggtgggagtggaaggggggggggagttggaaGGGGGCATAGCTTTGTTAATTACTTCAGGCAGCAGAGAAATCTGGTTATGTTTTCTCAGTACATGTTAATATCATATAAAGAGACACGAGATCTTGCTAATCTGTCGACCCCTCAGACAAAGTTTATTTGTGGTGACTTTTAAACTCCTGACTCGCCTTCCAATCACCGCgtttaaaatgaaaagctttaaATAAACACCAGGAAtagaagataaataaactttttttccctcttgcaaGTGCCTAGCTTGGCGAGGTTCAGACTCAAATCCCCAGAGGACAGAGCGCTCTCTTTTGTGTTAATGTTTAAAAGATTTTCCAATGCCGGAGTTTATTCCTACTGCAAACATTTCTATTTACAAGGTCAAGTGTATCAGCACTCGACACAGCTTAAGAGTGTAATTATTTATCTAAGGGCGTTTGAGTGTAGATCAGTAGCTCTGGCAGGAACCCAGCCTTCAGCCCACTGCTAAACAACTCCTCACAACAATATTACAAGTTCTGGGGATTGTTCCTCTCCCCAGTGTGTTTACTTTTGCCCGCCTGAATGTTTTGTAACaaatttttgtactttttcaaCAGACGTGTGAAAATGACTTTGAAGGGGTGTCCCAGGTTTCCTAAGACCTATTGGTAACAGATGTTATTGGCATGTTTGATTGTATGAGAATGTCTATAGCTAGATAGGGACACTCCTGGAGGAGGGGCTTGGGGGGGGTGTCTCAGtggaaaaggggggaggggtgagagaccTCTGGGTTATCCCCAAATTGTGTAGAGAAGAGTTAGAGgcaaaagaaagggaagacaCTATCTGGGAGTTCTCTCCATAAAGGTAAAAACCAATGCAGGCCagtcagttttatctttttagcTGCTTCATTTACACATGTCTAATTGTTCATTAAATTAGAGGCAGAAATAATAGCCCTCATTTCTTGTCTTGTgctgtattttaatttcagttgatGGTTGATAGATTCCCCggggcccctccacccccatccttaCCCATTATTGGGTAACCCACAGTGTAACTCTGGAAAGTAACTACAccatattcattatttaaaaactctttactgatgtacatattttaataaaacaaataaccaaaaaatacacaaagccatagttatttaaaacataggactttttttttaaacgatgtctataaaaatacaatgtttaaGGCAGTTTGGAAATGCATTTATACATTTCTACAATGTCCATAAATTCTCTTGAAAATAACAATGTTAACTTCAAATCTATAAAATACACTGTACATTTTAAGACTGTTCTAGATAGAGCACACTTCACAATGGACTGTGGGTTTGGATCCCTGGTGACGCTCGGATTCTATACATTTCAGGGAGGAAAGTGTAACATGGTtgcagatttaaatttttaatttctttttaaaaataaattatttctgaagcatacaatttataaaaattctatatACACAGTACAGCCACTGGTAACAAATCCCAGTTTTAATACACTTTATATAGAAGTACCAGAGTGTAGCACCCTGATAAAAGCAGAGGCAATATATTTTCTCCGCATATTTGTACATACAATTTGATGTAAAGAACAAAAATGACAAGACAAACATCATAAGAGGCTTTCATAGATGGCAGTGCACAGCTCTTTTACATAAAAAGTTGCATTGTTCAACACCACTAGCAACCCTTTAGATCAGCATCTTTTTGACCCTTAATCCTAAGAAATGTGCTAAGAGATCAGAGTGGTGGCAATGAAATTAAGGTCAAGGGCTCAAAGTTGCCCCAAACGAATTCAGGCATATTAACCCcttcccattccccctcccccgcccaaaCAGAATTCTGAGCGCTGACCAAGAGTAAACAAATGAATCAGTTAGTGGGACTTTTCTGTTTACTCACGATTGCAATGTCCTCACTGGCCACAATAAAAGTCGACACCggcactccccgccccccccccctcacgcCGCACAGTTAAAATGCTAATAAACAGCCCCTTTGCAAATGTAAATCTTCCTTCAAACTCCTGCTCCAAGCCCACTCCTTTGAAACTGTTAAGGCCCCACAGGTCAGTATCCTCTCTCCacatcccacccacccacctacccacccccgcctcccccattCCATCCCCGGCATCCTAAACTCTAGCTAGGCCGGTTTCCGCTGGGCAGACGAGCTGGGAGTTTCTGGAGCCTGGAATGGGAGGGGGAGGATGTCCAAGAAGTCATGCTCGGGAGAGGACACGGGAGAAGTGCCAAGAGTCGTGCAGGAGAGACCCGCTAGGCAGAGTCTACTTAGTACACGCTTTGGAAAGTATCCAAACCATCCCCTCGGTCCCCGTGCCACAGGTGCCCCGGCGCAGGCCCTCCCGCAGCCCACGGCGGGGGACTCCAGGGCTAAAAGAGCAGCGGCAGCAGCGGCAGCAAGATGGAGGCGAGCGGGGTCCAAGCGCCTCCGGGCGCCGAGCGACCGCCGCCGCTGCTCCTGCGCCCCGGCCCGTAGGGCAGGTCCCCGCGGCCGCCCGTGGCTGCAGCGCCGCCGCCCGGGCGCGCCGGGTGCGGGACGCCGTCGTCATCGTCCAGCGGCTGCTCGCCGCCCGCGCCCCCGGCGCGCTGCTCGTCGTCGTAGTCCTCGTCGTAGTAATCGTCCAGGCCCCCGTCCGAGCCGCTGCTGCCCGGGCCGTTACCCAGCTCGGCACCGAAGCACAGGCGGGCCATGTTCTCCTTGACCGACTCACAGATGGGCCGCTCCAGGCCGTCGCACACGCAGTCGTTGAGCAGCGCCGCCTTGGGCACGGCCAGCATGTCCTCGATGACCGTGCGGCACTCGTCGGTGCAGCGCAGCCCGTTGAAGAGCTTGCCGCAGTAGGTCAGGTAGCGGCTGAGGGCCAGGTTGCAGCGGCTGTCGCGGTCGCAGCGCCGCCGGGCCTCGGTGCAGCCCATGACCCCGCCCGCGCCCgggccgcccgcgccgccgctgCTCGTCCGGGGCAGGCACGGCTCAATGGCGCGCTTGGTGGACTTGCAGTTCTCGTCCTGCGCGCAGTCACAGTCTTCCAGGGCGGGCCCGCGGCGCGTGTGGTTGAGCTGAATGAGCGCCGAGATGCAGTGGCTCGGGCAGCGCCAGCGCGACGAGAACGAGGCGGCCGAGGCCGggaaggcggcggcggcggcggcggcccccggCGCGTCGCCCCCGCCGCGCTGCGCCAGTACGGGCGCGCACGCCTCGGCGTACTGGTTGTAGGCGTAGCTGCACTCCGGCTCCCCCTGGCACTGCAGCAGCGCCTGCCAGCAGATGAGGCGGCGGCCGTGCGCCAGCCCCGAGCCCCGCGGCGCCGAGCCCAGCAGCTGCAGCAGCGCCATCAGGCACAGCCAGGCGCCCGGCACGGTCCCCGCgcgggccccgccgccgccgcccagcAGCCCTGCCACCATCGCGGGCAGCGGCGGCCGCCGGGCGAAGAGGGGAAAGGAGACGAGGCGCGGGCAGCGGCGGACGCGGAGCCGGTGGAAAAGTTTGCCCCAGTCCTGCCAACTTCTTGCATGAGTGTTTTCATAAATCCATGCGCGCCGCTCGCTGGTGCCGCGCCGCTCGCAGAAGGTCGGGTCGCCCGCTCGCTCGGGCTGTGGTGGTTTCCCAGAAATGCACAGCCGCGGAGAGCCCCTCCGCTCGGCCCCCG includes these proteins:
- the GAS1 gene encoding growth arrest-specific protein 1, translated to MVAGLLGGGGGARAGTVPGAWLCLMALLQLLGSAPRGSGLAHGRRLICWQALLQCQGEPECSYAYNQYAEACAPVLAQRGGGDAPGAAAAAAAFPASAASFSSRWRCPSHCISALIQLNHTRRGPALEDCDCAQDENCKSTKRAIEPCLPRTSSGGAGGPGAGGVMGCTEARRRCDRDSRCNLALSRYLTYCGKLFNGLRCTDECRTVIEDMLAVPKAALLNDCVCDGLERPICESVKENMARLCFGAELGNGPGSSGSDGGLDDYYDEDYDDEQRAGGAGGEQPLDDDDGVPHPARPGGGAAATGGRGDLPYGPGRRSSGGGRSAPGGAWTPLASILLPLLPLLF